One part of the Thermococcus litoralis DSM 5473 genome encodes these proteins:
- a CDS encoding molybdopterin-dependent oxidoreductase, with product MQIITCPYCGAGCRAYVKKELSHPFIIEYVTDINVPNDRGKLCPKGNAMFEYLLSKERLKTPLKAIERGKFVKISWKEAINEIASFIRGYMKDDPNRLMFIAGGKVSNESAYLFQKLARNIGTNNVDNTSHLCHGVSVRAILDANFERNWATYDDIEESNVIILWGANLAETAPLIFRRVLKAKNRSAKIIVIDPRKTKTTKFASIHVRPFPGTDIVLINALINLLLKRRNIKSAHFKASDLEIISKNTPEYAERITGVPVRDIEEIAREIGLARRGIILWGSGIAMHSNGYDVIRSIITLASIVDFKVLPLAGQNNSQGVMDMGVVPNFLPGYRTYDNVYIFREAWKNEELPTEVGLDIPKSIKEAQKRNVSAFYVMGANIALSFPEAEKALRRAEFVIVQDIFPTQTTELADIVLPAAAFLESNGSTTNAERRIQWSSRVKWPPGDAKPDWAILCELGNALGLRGFDFYFPEEILREISTLVPQYANANPRTLMRTPEGVMWNIVPDSQPTKVYVSNKMPLLEPPVMITVRYVGQFQTGTMTKRSPPLNIRWQDLLILVSEEDAQKWGIKDGDRVKLVSENGKYIGTVKVSKTVIPGTIKAPWHEGVNRIMGLKIDEKTGLPQLKACSCKLERVE from the coding sequence ATGCAAATCATTACCTGCCCATATTGCGGGGCTGGATGCAGGGCATATGTGAAGAAAGAGCTATCTCACCCGTTCATAATAGAGTACGTCACTGATATAAATGTTCCAAACGATCGTGGAAAACTCTGTCCAAAAGGGAATGCCATGTTTGAATACTTACTCAGCAAAGAGAGGCTAAAAACTCCCTTGAAAGCCATTGAGAGAGGAAAATTCGTAAAAATAAGCTGGAAAGAGGCAATAAATGAAATTGCCTCTTTTATCCGGGGCTACATGAAAGACGACCCCAACAGGCTTATGTTCATCGCAGGTGGAAAGGTCAGCAACGAGTCCGCATATCTTTTCCAGAAACTTGCGAGGAACATCGGAACGAACAACGTTGACAATACCAGCCACCTCTGCCACGGCGTATCTGTAAGGGCCATACTGGATGCAAACTTCGAAAGAAACTGGGCGACATACGATGATATTGAAGAAAGCAACGTGATAATCCTTTGGGGGGCAAACCTTGCAGAGACCGCCCCACTTATTTTTCGCAGGGTTTTAAAGGCTAAGAACAGGAGTGCTAAAATCATTGTTATAGACCCTAGAAAGACCAAAACTACAAAATTTGCTAGTATTCACGTCCGTCCGTTTCCTGGAACTGATATCGTACTGATAAATGCCCTTATCAACTTGCTGCTGAAAAGAAGAAACATAAAGAGTGCCCATTTCAAAGCATCCGATCTTGAGATAATAAGCAAAAACACGCCAGAATACGCTGAAAGAATAACCGGGGTGCCTGTGAGAGATATCGAGGAAATTGCGAGAGAAATTGGTCTTGCAAGGAGGGGCATTATTTTATGGGGTTCTGGCATTGCCATGCACTCTAATGGTTACGATGTTATTAGAAGTATCATAACGCTCGCTTCAATTGTTGACTTCAAAGTCCTGCCGCTTGCTGGTCAAAACAACTCCCAAGGAGTCATGGACATGGGGGTGGTGCCCAACTTCTTGCCGGGGTACAGAACATACGACAATGTGTATATCTTCAGGGAAGCATGGAAGAATGAGGAGCTTCCAACCGAAGTTGGGCTAGACATTCCGAAATCAATTAAAGAAGCACAAAAGCGTAACGTTTCTGCGTTTTACGTTATGGGGGCAAACATCGCATTGAGCTTTCCAGAGGCTGAAAAGGCCCTAAGACGTGCAGAGTTTGTCATTGTTCAAGATATATTCCCAACACAGACGACAGAACTTGCCGATATCGTTCTCCCTGCGGCGGCGTTTCTTGAGAGCAATGGTTCTACAACGAACGCCGAGAGGAGAATCCAGTGGAGTTCCAGGGTAAAGTGGCCCCCCGGGGATGCCAAGCCGGACTGGGCGATTTTATGCGAGCTGGGAAATGCGCTAGGACTGAGGGGATTTGACTTCTACTTTCCCGAGGAGATTCTCCGGGAGATAAGCACTCTCGTTCCGCAATATGCAAACGCTAACCCCCGCACTTTAATGAGGACACCCGAAGGGGTTATGTGGAATATTGTACCAGATTCTCAACCCACGAAAGTATACGTCTCAAATAAAATGCCTCTCTTGGAGCCCCCAGTCATGATTACTGTAAGATATGTGGGCCAGTTCCAAACAGGAACAATGACCAAAAGAAGCCCTCCACTGAACATCAGGTGGCAAGACTTGCTCATTCTGGTAAGTGAGGAAGATGCGCAGAAATGGGGAATAAAAGATGGCGATAGGGTAAAGCTCGTCTCTGAGAACGGGAAGTACATTGGAACCGTGAAAGTCTCCAAGACAGTAATTCCTGGTACTATCAAGGCCCCTTGGCACGAGGGGGTCAACCGAATAATGGGTCTGAAGATTGATGAGAAAACTGGTTTACCTCAACTGAAAGCATGTTCATGCAAACTTGAGAGGGTGGAGTGA
- a CDS encoding 4Fe-4S dicluster domain-containing protein: protein MSFNCRHCENAPCMLVCPARALYRDEDGAVRIKYQQCIGCMFCSVACPFGTPEFVPELKIMVKCDLCSHRRDEDKLPACVTTCPTDALILASEEEILQIKVKQNLAKIEELAKKVEKILGGAV from the coding sequence ATGTCTTTTAACTGCAGACACTGTGAAAATGCCCCCTGTATGCTGGTCTGCCCTGCTAGGGCACTCTACAGGGATGAAGATGGTGCAGTACGCATTAAGTACCAACAGTGCATAGGCTGTATGTTCTGTTCTGTTGCATGTCCCTTTGGTACACCAGAGTTTGTCCCCGAGCTGAAGATTATGGTAAAGTGCGACCTCTGCAGTCACCGCAGGGACGAGGACAAGCTTCCGGCGTGTGTTACGACATGCCCAACTGATGCTCTGATTCTAGCCAGTGAGGAGGAGATACTCCAGATAAAGGTCAAACAGAACCTTGCCAAGATTGAGGAGCTCGCCAAGAAGGTTGAAAAGATACTGGGGGGAGCTGTATGA
- a CDS encoding hydrogenase 4 subunit D, translating to MIFELITLSIIIAYAGAVCFVLDDRKADAVMLPLLWASTILQIAAGVLFYSFPSTIHVELLVSEKFGEVYGFIIDPTSVFAALVVSSAGAIFLTYAVRYMDDKNIGHPHMNQKGRFYGWMMIFLSSTLTFIYSSTILQMLIFFELMSLACWGVVGFYGSRKSERSALKALLIPNFGAVVGFYTAVAFGFKYGDLSLEFLGNLPQNEKLILFICLMIAAFTKSAQFPFYSWIPDAMVAPTPASAFLHGAAMVEMGVYLLIRVVQFMSPPREVFYPMAVILSLTLVIAILAYPKQTDAKRLLAYSTIAECAIMYVGVATAVLGHPFGSKIALFQLMNHAYLKGLAFLTAGAFTYYYGTLDMTKIKGLKETPILAYSWAIGLFGLAGLPPFGIFFSKLYLFLNAGPMYSSPLGTLLLSLILVDSVVLLAVGLRSINMMVFSEGEGKQVDGIIKGALAGLILLSLISAYIGYFALGVM from the coding sequence ATGATATTTGAGCTCATCACGCTTTCAATAATCATCGCGTATGCAGGTGCAGTATGTTTCGTCCTCGATGACAGGAAGGCAGATGCCGTAATGTTGCCTCTTCTCTGGGCCTCGACGATCCTCCAGATAGCCGCTGGAGTCCTGTTCTATTCTTTCCCCTCGACGATTCATGTTGAACTGCTGGTGTCAGAAAAGTTTGGAGAAGTATACGGCTTCATAATTGACCCGACAAGCGTGTTCGCGGCCCTTGTGGTTTCATCTGCGGGTGCAATATTCCTAACATACGCAGTCAGGTATATGGACGATAAAAATATCGGACATCCTCACATGAATCAGAAGGGGAGGTTCTACGGATGGATGATGATATTCCTCAGCTCAACGCTCACGTTCATATACTCATCGACGATACTGCAGATGCTGATATTCTTCGAGCTGATGAGCCTGGCGTGCTGGGGTGTCGTCGGGTTCTACGGAAGCAGAAAATCTGAAAGATCAGCCCTCAAGGCCCTTCTGATACCGAACTTCGGTGCAGTTGTGGGTTTCTACACTGCTGTAGCCTTCGGGTTCAAGTACGGTGACCTCAGCCTGGAGTTTCTCGGCAACCTACCTCAGAATGAGAAGCTGATTCTGTTCATATGCCTTATGATTGCGGCCTTTACAAAGAGCGCCCAGTTCCCGTTCTACTCGTGGATTCCTGATGCTATGGTGGCCCCAACACCAGCGTCAGCGTTTCTTCACGGGGCGGCTATGGTCGAGATGGGTGTTTACCTACTAATAAGGGTCGTCCAGTTTATGAGCCCACCCAGAGAGGTATTCTATCCGATGGCAGTAATTCTGTCACTGACATTAGTGATAGCAATCCTCGCGTATCCTAAGCAGACCGATGCCAAGAGGTTGCTCGCATACTCAACGATAGCAGAGTGTGCTATCATGTATGTCGGAGTTGCAACTGCAGTCCTCGGCCACCCCTTCGGGAGTAAAATCGCGCTGTTCCAGCTCATGAACCACGCTTACTTAAAGGGCCTTGCGTTCCTCACAGCAGGGGCCTTCACATACTATTATGGCACCCTGGACATGACGAAGATAAAAGGTCTCAAGGAAACCCCGATACTTGCATACAGCTGGGCCATAGGGCTTTTCGGGCTCGCTGGACTGCCACCGTTCGGCATTTTCTTCAGCAAGCTCTATCTCTTTCTCAACGCCGGCCCGATGTACAGCTCCCCACTCGGGACACTGCTGCTGAGCCTGATTCTGGTGGATTCAGTCGTACTCCTAGCGGTCGGTCTCAGAAGCATCAACATGATGGTGTTCAGCGAGGGAGAAGGGAAGCAAGTTGACGGCATCATAAAGGGCGCACTGGCAGGGCTGATACTCCTCTCCCTAATCTCGGCATACATCGGGTACTTCGCCTTGGGGGTGATGTGA
- a CDS encoding proton-conducting transporter transmembrane domain-containing protein, whose product MLFAVIFTIAIIIGLARREQVKAVGLLSALASLALIVEAFNGINVTYSIFGLEFTFMTDTISRFFCILVGISGFAVSIYTTEYMEPRHLNLAAYPAFVLSMALIVISRDFLGFIIFWELMTIASYILIVTYYDSPETKKAGLIYLVAMHAFNTAPLLLAIGAIYSNFGTLSFSTLQGAYVPTWVIWAFLIGFMSKAGIFPIHFWLPEAHPVAPSNVSALLSGTMLKMAIYGMIRIIELFPGSVVIARAMVVLAVLTIVIGAIMALVQKDIKRIMAYSSVDNMGYLFLALGAYIMLDETLKKIAFLAVLLHTFNHLVFKNLLFMLSGNVLHATGRKDLGLRGLGKKMPFTAAMMIVGILSVSAVPPLNGFISKWLIYQATFLSKDPLLVGGGIVSLFASALTLTAYIKIYRIFSGEPNVETHEAAPLMLAGEAILAFLCVAAGIFPGVIAGLVDVDIGNPWLISLGGVTFNALLFAGVLLSIILAMAIALPTKKNLDTPWTTGEPAEKFEQRPEHMFAPVSRGSEKLGIIGRKIEKKLSAFEGWYSSKDMEYLDEMVFMPVIRLVAGTSYVMRELSKNLNALLAMTFLVLFTIILTMAVLAGVI is encoded by the coding sequence ATGCTGTTCGCGGTCATCTTCACCATCGCAATCATAATAGGACTTGCCAGGCGAGAACAGGTAAAAGCAGTGGGGTTGCTGTCAGCCTTAGCCTCATTGGCTCTAATAGTTGAGGCCTTCAACGGCATCAATGTTACTTACTCCATTTTCGGGCTTGAGTTCACTTTCATGACTGATACCATATCAAGGTTCTTCTGCATACTCGTGGGAATTTCGGGTTTTGCGGTCTCTATTTACACCACTGAGTACATGGAGCCGAGGCACCTCAACCTAGCCGCTTATCCGGCTTTTGTACTCTCAATGGCGCTCATAGTGATCAGTAGGGACTTCTTAGGGTTCATAATATTCTGGGAGCTCATGACAATAGCCTCTTACATTCTGATAGTCACATACTACGACAGCCCGGAGACCAAGAAGGCTGGCCTCATCTACCTTGTCGCAATGCATGCCTTCAACACGGCACCGCTCCTGCTGGCTATAGGTGCCATTTACAGCAATTTCGGAACCCTAAGCTTCTCCACTTTACAGGGGGCCTACGTGCCGACCTGGGTAATCTGGGCTTTCCTCATCGGTTTCATGTCGAAGGCGGGTATATTCCCAATACACTTCTGGCTCCCGGAGGCACATCCCGTCGCTCCAAGCAACGTGTCCGCACTACTTAGTGGTACGATGCTGAAGATGGCAATCTATGGCATGATAAGGATCATCGAGCTGTTTCCGGGAAGTGTGGTGATCGCTAGAGCGATGGTTGTGCTTGCAGTCCTCACAATAGTGATTGGAGCGATAATGGCTCTTGTTCAGAAGGACATAAAGAGGATCATGGCATATTCGAGTGTGGACAACATGGGCTATCTGTTCCTGGCGCTCGGGGCCTACATAATGTTAGACGAGACCCTTAAGAAAATCGCGTTCCTTGCCGTATTGCTTCACACCTTCAACCATCTTGTCTTTAAGAACCTACTCTTTATGCTTTCTGGCAACGTGCTCCACGCCACTGGTAGAAAAGACCTTGGGTTGAGGGGTCTTGGAAAGAAAATGCCATTCACCGCTGCAATGATGATCGTGGGAATACTCTCGGTGTCCGCGGTTCCGCCGTTAAACGGCTTCATAAGCAAGTGGCTGATATACCAGGCGACGTTCCTGTCAAAGGATCCCCTGCTGGTAGGAGGAGGCATTGTAAGCCTGTTTGCGAGCGCACTAACTCTAACGGCATACATCAAGATATACCGTATCTTCAGTGGAGAACCCAACGTGGAGACCCACGAGGCGGCTCCGCTCATGCTCGCAGGGGAGGCCATCCTGGCTTTCCTGTGTGTGGCCGCGGGAATATTCCCCGGCGTGATAGCAGGGCTAGTAGATGTCGACATCGGAAACCCGTGGCTTATTTCGCTCGGGGGAGTGACGTTTAATGCACTGCTCTTTGCGGGAGTGCTGCTCTCTATCATACTCGCAATGGCAATAGCACTGCCTACAAAGAAGAATCTAGATACTCCCTGGACTACGGGCGAGCCAGCTGAGAAGTTCGAGCAGAGGCCCGAGCACATGTTCGCCCCGGTCTCAAGGGGGAGTGAGAAGCTTGGTATAATCGGCAGGAAGATTGAGAAGAAGCTCTCAGCCTTCGAAGGGTGGTACTCCTCCAAGGACATGGAGTACCTTGACGAGATGGTGTTCATGCCGGTAATCCGACTGGTGGCAGGGACTTCCTACGTGATGAGGGAGCTGTCCAAGAACCTGAACGCTCTGCTCGCGATGACGTTCCTGGTGCTGTTTACGATAATCCTAACGATGGCCGTACTAGCGGGGGTGATCTGA
- a CDS encoding respiratory chain complex I subunit 1 family protein has translation MELIGTIIAPFLPPLLDGVARKVKAMIQNRVGPPILQTWYDIITLLSMDSILPTSSLTFRLAPYVALASALCMALMLPYGSDAIINFGGDLIAFIYVFTLFSAALVFGALSVDNSYSHAGANRELTLSLVFKPLFAITIGTFALKTGSLSITEIARSISPSPSIIGAYLLLLYVTYVESGFIPYDIAEAETEILEGPLTEYSGRLLGLFKWALQIKRFAMIWLFASFVALPVAEGAIAFALQLLVFLLTYLLMVTYESLNARHRLDQATKQGVKGIIIGVIIMIIACLGW, from the coding sequence ATGGAGCTCATCGGGACAATAATCGCCCCATTTTTACCTCCACTGCTGGATGGCGTTGCGAGAAAAGTGAAGGCGATGATACAGAACCGGGTAGGGCCCCCAATCCTTCAGACATGGTATGATATAATCACGCTCCTCTCAATGGACTCAATACTCCCCACGTCCTCGCTTACATTTAGGCTAGCCCCCTACGTCGCACTTGCGAGCGCGCTCTGCATGGCTCTCATGTTGCCCTACGGATCGGACGCGATAATAAACTTCGGAGGGGACCTGATAGCGTTCATATACGTCTTTACCCTGTTTTCCGCGGCTCTGGTATTTGGAGCTCTGAGCGTGGACAACTCGTACTCTCACGCCGGAGCTAACAGAGAGTTAACACTCTCGCTGGTATTCAAGCCTCTCTTTGCGATTACAATAGGTACATTCGCCCTCAAGACTGGCTCGCTGAGCATAACCGAGATTGCCCGCTCAATCTCACCAAGCCCCTCAATCATCGGAGCATACTTGCTGCTCCTCTACGTTACCTACGTGGAGTCGGGGTTCATACCCTATGACATTGCCGAAGCTGAGACGGAAATCCTAGAAGGTCCCCTCACAGAGTACAGCGGCAGGCTTCTCGGTCTGTTCAAGTGGGCACTTCAGATAAAGAGGTTCGCGATGATATGGTTGTTTGCGTCTTTCGTGGCCCTTCCTGTGGCAGAAGGCGCCATCGCATTTGCCCTCCAGCTACTGGTATTCCTGCTCACTTACCTACTGATGGTGACCTACGAGTCCCTGAACGCCCGCCACAGGCTCGATCAGGCAACGAAGCAGGGAGTCAAGGGCATCATTATCGGTGTAATAATCATGATAATCGCATGTCTGGGATGGTGA
- a CDS encoding hydrogenase large subunit has protein sequence MIREFEEKFGMTLEKKVIAKNKVLYTLMVRREDFPNIINYILSRPNTRLFTMVGMDERNTEEAFSVTYWFLDWKDNEVIGIRLYVPEDEPYFPSVGAFHKGAIWFEREVQDLLGLKAEGLPDPRRLILPDDWPEGVYPLREDFQYYHSPAGTRGYSYREPPKDSTVHPMGPYHVALDEPAHFRLFVKGEEIVDVDYRGFYSHRGIEKLARGRLNYNQIVFIAERICGICGFAHSVAYAQAVEEAGRIEVPDRARYIRTILLEIERLHSHLLWLGIAAHLTGFDTAFMRSWEIREKVMELAERLTGNRKTYGLVLVGGVRRDLLDYRKSLILETLKNLKKDFDEFVDMLISTKSFVRRCEGIGVLPKEKAREWDTAGPLARASGIDYDTRKSLSYAAYDELSFDVPVYKEGDVLARALVRIDEVRESISLLEQAIDAIPGGPVMGEFNEIPSWREGISAVEAPRGENTHYVMTGEVNRIYRWRVKAPTYNNLQAVPDMLRGYTIADAPLIVASIDPCYSCTERVQVVDVKSGKTKVISLGGGIGTCP, from the coding sequence ATGATAAGAGAGTTTGAAGAAAAATTTGGTATGACGCTTGAGAAAAAGGTCATTGCAAAGAACAAAGTGCTTTACACGCTAATGGTAAGGAGAGAGGACTTTCCCAACATAATCAACTACATCCTCAGCAGGCCGAACACAAGACTCTTCACAATGGTCGGAATGGACGAGAGGAACACCGAAGAGGCATTCAGTGTGACCTACTGGTTCCTTGACTGGAAGGATAACGAAGTCATCGGGATAAGGCTCTACGTCCCCGAAGACGAGCCTTACTTCCCCAGCGTGGGGGCTTTCCACAAGGGAGCAATATGGTTCGAGAGGGAAGTCCAAGACCTGCTGGGCCTTAAGGCGGAGGGGCTTCCAGACCCAAGAAGGCTGATACTTCCTGACGACTGGCCAGAGGGAGTTTACCCGCTGAGGGAAGACTTTCAGTACTACCATTCCCCAGCTGGAACGAGGGGCTATTCCTACAGGGAGCCGCCCAAAGATTCTACGGTGCACCCGATGGGGCCGTACCACGTTGCACTGGACGAGCCGGCGCACTTCAGGCTCTTTGTGAAGGGTGAGGAAATCGTTGACGTGGACTATCGCGGCTTCTACTCCCATAGAGGCATAGAAAAGCTCGCAAGGGGAAGACTGAACTACAACCAGATAGTATTCATCGCGGAGAGGATATGCGGTATATGCGGATTCGCTCACTCCGTAGCGTACGCCCAAGCAGTCGAAGAAGCGGGTAGAATTGAAGTACCGGACAGGGCGAGATACATCAGAACGATACTCCTCGAGATCGAGAGACTGCACTCCCATCTCCTCTGGCTGGGCATTGCGGCTCATTTGACCGGCTTTGATACAGCATTTATGCGCTCGTGGGAGATTAGAGAGAAGGTCATGGAGCTCGCTGAGAGGCTCACCGGCAACAGGAAGACGTACGGTCTTGTTCTCGTTGGAGGAGTTAGAAGGGATCTCCTGGACTACAGGAAGTCCCTGATTCTTGAGACGCTTAAGAACCTGAAGAAAGACTTCGACGAGTTCGTTGACATGCTCATATCAACTAAGAGCTTCGTAAGGAGATGCGAGGGCATCGGTGTGCTCCCGAAGGAAAAAGCAAGGGAGTGGGATACCGCTGGTCCACTGGCGAGGGCTTCTGGAATTGATTACGACACAAGAAAGAGCCTCTCGTACGCGGCGTACGATGAGTTGAGCTTTGACGTCCCAGTCTACAAGGAGGGAGACGTCCTGGCGAGGGCACTCGTGAGGATTGACGAAGTGAGGGAGAGCATCTCCCTGTTGGAGCAGGCCATCGATGCTATTCCGGGCGGGCCCGTGATGGGGGAGTTCAATGAAATCCCAAGCTGGAGGGAGGGTATATCAGCCGTTGAAGCCCCAAGAGGCGAGAATACCCACTACGTAATGACCGGAGAGGTTAACAGAATCTATAGGTGGAGGGTGAAGGCGCCGACGTACAACAACCTCCAGGCGGTTCCGGACATGCTGAGGGGCTACACAATAGCCGATGCTCCGCTGATAGTAGCCTCGATAGACCCCTGCTACTCATGTACCGAGAGGGTTCAGGTCGTTGACGTGAAGTCAGGAAAGACAAAGGTAATCTCACTGGGCGGAGGGATAGGGACATGCCCGTGA
- a CDS encoding 4Fe-4S dicluster domain-containing protein, with protein MPVTKYYPFEPEQAPPEYRGIPEIDPRLCVGCGACVNACPPDALIKIDDYEKGTRKIVLDIGRCIRCARCEEVCPTGAIRLTQEFEAASDDRSSHVEVIELRLAKCRGCGKYTDYTERQLQKVLSMIPPGIVEFDRVREKLPLCRKCKRLLTVVNATKFEEEMRE; from the coding sequence ATGCCCGTGACAAAGTACTATCCCTTCGAGCCGGAGCAGGCTCCGCCTGAGTACAGGGGAATCCCGGAGATAGACCCCCGCCTGTGCGTGGGATGCGGCGCATGTGTGAACGCATGTCCCCCTGACGCGCTGATCAAGATAGACGACTACGAGAAGGGGACGAGAAAGATAGTACTCGACATCGGCAGGTGCATAAGGTGCGCGAGGTGTGAGGAGGTCTGTCCAACCGGGGCTATAAGACTAACGCAGGAGTTCGAAGCGGCGAGCGACGACAGAAGCTCTCACGTGGAGGTAATAGAGCTGAGGCTCGCAAAGTGCAGGGGCTGTGGAAAGTACACCGACTACACCGAGAGACAGCTCCAGAAAGTCCTCTCAATGATACCCCCAGGCATCGTTGAGTTCGACAGGGTGAGAGAGAAGCTCCCGCTCTGCAGGAAATGTAAAAGGCTCCTAACAGTTGTTAACGCCACAAAGTTCGAGGAGGAGATGAGAGAATGA
- a CDS encoding NADH-quinone oxidoreductase subunit B family protein, translating to MKLRSVWVFHLNTGACNGCDIEILDVLTPYYDVERLGVKLVSTPRHAHALLVTGPLTRQSYYSAKRAYEAMPPKPRIVIAIGTCACSGGIFYNSYAVRRESERLGLEYPRAGGTSEFLPVDVYIPGCPPRPEEILYGLALLLGVAERKLSPRHYTEEEFTLPRTQFKAWVEVILKARIRKELGYFDGYRLLERFMRLVDVAETPEALKRLVEEEKLKEKDSRLKYGLDKLYDYYLEVVRVYEDILSQKRRVLRVQK from the coding sequence ATGAAGCTCAGATCCGTTTGGGTCTTTCACCTCAACACCGGGGCGTGCAACGGGTGCGACATAGAGATACTCGACGTCCTCACCCCCTACTACGACGTCGAAAGGCTTGGTGTCAAGCTCGTCTCAACTCCTAGACACGCTCACGCCTTACTGGTCACCGGACCTCTAACGAGGCAGTCATACTACTCCGCTAAGAGGGCCTACGAGGCAATGCCCCCCAAGCCGAGGATAGTCATCGCCATAGGCACCTGTGCCTGTAGCGGCGGAATCTTCTACAACAGTTACGCCGTGAGGCGGGAGTCCGAAAGGCTCGGACTGGAGTACCCGAGGGCAGGAGGAACTTCTGAGTTCCTACCTGTGGACGTGTATATTCCGGGGTGCCCGCCAAGGCCGGAGGAGATACTCTACGGGCTTGCACTCCTGCTCGGGGTTGCCGAGAGGAAGCTCTCCCCGCGCCACTACACAGAGGAAGAGTTCACCCTCCCGCGTACCCAGTTCAAGGCATGGGTTGAGGTAATCCTCAAAGCCAGGATCAGAAAGGAGCTCGGCTACTTTGACGGCTACAGGCTCCTTGAGAGGTTCATGCGTCTCGTGGACGTTGCAGAGACGCCGGAGGCTCTCAAAAGGCTTGTCGAAGAAGAGAAACTCAAAGAGAAGGACAGTCGGCTCAAGTATGGGCTAGATAAGCTCTATGATTACTACCTAGAGGTGGTGAGGGTGTATGAAGACATACTTAGTCAGAAAAGGAGAGTACTTAGAGTTCAAAAATGA
- a CDS encoding monovalent cation/H+ antiporter complex subunit F, protein MIETAIYVLFAVYGLSGVLYFIRLLRGPTVVDSILAADCVSLDVALIALLLSIYYKNSFLAVGALFLVLWAFILDVFAAKYLTRGEVGT, encoded by the coding sequence ATGATTGAGACGGCAATTTACGTGCTGTTTGCGGTTTACGGGCTCTCAGGTGTGCTCTATTTCATCAGACTGCTCAGGGGACCAACCGTGGTAGACTCAATCCTCGCCGCGGACTGTGTGTCCCTCGATGTCGCGCTGATAGCGTTGCTTCTGTCGATCTACTACAAGAACTCGTTTTTGGCAGTCGGAGCTCTGTTCTTGGTGCTCTGGGCGTTTATCCTAGACGTGTTCGCAGCCAAGTACCTCACGAGAGGGGAGGTGGGAACTTGA
- the mnhG gene encoding monovalent cation/H(+) antiporter subunit G: MILTVIGLILLAIGAVCDLLGAIGMHRFNTFYLRLHAATVGTVGGKFYPLLGVAFIAAEQGLWPVVGISVLAALLVLVTTPVGSHALAYAASKAKIVEMELDEFRGEKDV, from the coding sequence TTGATACTCACAGTCATCGGGCTTATACTCCTCGCTATAGGAGCAGTCTGTGACCTCCTCGGTGCGATAGGAATGCACAGGTTTAACACGTTCTACCTTAGACTGCACGCCGCGACCGTGGGCACCGTCGGAGGAAAGTTCTACCCGCTCCTCGGAGTTGCGTTTATAGCAGCGGAGCAGGGCCTGTGGCCCGTTGTCGGAATCTCGGTACTTGCGGCGCTCCTTGTCCTGGTCACGACCCCCGTGGGAAGCCATGCACTTGCATACGCCGCGAGCAAAGCCAAGATAGTGGAGATGGAGCTTGATGAGTTCAGGGGGGAGAAAGATGTTTGA
- a CDS encoding Na(+)/H(+) antiporter subunit B yields the protein MFELAAIFLLCAVALSYLIVTETDLLKAIAYSGVFGGLILLTLYVLMAPDVILAYVAISVGLSTGLMVFVVSKTTRHEVV from the coding sequence ATGTTTGAGCTGGCGGCAATTTTCCTCTTGTGCGCAGTGGCCCTCAGCTACCTCATAGTCACAGAGACAGACCTGCTGAAGGCCATCGCTTATTCTGGCGTCTTCGGGGGACTCATACTGCTGACGCTGTACGTTCTGATGGCTCCCGACGTAATCCTTGCGTACGTTGCGATATCTGTGGGGCTCTCCACAGGCCTTATGGTGTTCGTGGTAAGTAAAACGACAAGACATGAGGTGGTCTGA